A single genomic interval of Bacteroidia bacterium harbors:
- a CDS encoding methylmalonyl-CoA mutase family protein, whose amino-acid sequence MNKEEEITKKFETDSGIEIKETYHKNNFPEEFPGKFPYTRGVQPDMYRGKLWTMRQYAGFSTAEESNKRYHYLLKNGTTGLSVAFDLPTQIGYDSDHDFADGEVGKAGVAIDSLRDIEILFDGIKLEDITTSMTINSTASILLAMYIALAKKQGADLKKISGTIQNDILKEYAARGTYIYPPKPSMRIITDIFEYCSKEVPKWNTISISGYHIREAGATAVQELAFTLANGKAYLKAAIDKGLDINVFAKRLSFFFNAHNNLFEEVAKFRAARRMWAKITKDLGATDPRAQMLRFHTQTGGSTLTAQQPQNNIVRVTIQALAAVMGGTQSLHTNGFDEAIALPTEEAARIALRTQQIIAFESGVPETVDPLAGSYFVETLTNEVETAAWDYISKIDAMGGSVAAIEQGFLQNEIAGSAYKYQNDIQTGKKIIVSVNKFEVKEKPMENIFSVNDSIRKVQMEKIQKLKSERNNEKVN is encoded by the coding sequence ATGAATAAAGAAGAAGAAATCACCAAAAAGTTTGAAACCGATTCAGGAATCGAGATAAAAGAAACGTATCACAAAAATAATTTTCCAGAAGAGTTTCCAGGTAAATTCCCTTACACACGTGGCGTACAACCAGATATGTATCGTGGAAAATTATGGACGATGCGGCAATATGCCGGATTTTCTACTGCTGAAGAATCAAATAAACGCTATCATTATTTATTAAAAAATGGTACCACAGGATTATCAGTTGCCTTCGATTTACCTACACAAATCGGGTACGATTCGGATCACGATTTTGCAGATGGAGAAGTAGGAAAAGCAGGTGTAGCCATTGATTCTTTACGCGATATTGAAATCCTTTTTGATGGAATAAAATTAGAAGATATTACCACTTCCATGACCATCAATTCTACCGCTTCTATTTTATTGGCGATGTATATTGCGCTCGCTAAAAAGCAAGGAGCGGATTTGAAAAAAATTTCTGGAACCATCCAAAATGATATTTTAAAAGAGTACGCAGCCCGCGGTACATATATCTATCCGCCGAAACCTTCCATGCGTATTATTACAGATATTTTTGAATATTGCAGCAAGGAAGTGCCCAAATGGAATACGATTTCGATTTCTGGTTATCACATTCGCGAAGCCGGAGCAACGGCCGTTCAGGAATTAGCATTTACTTTGGCAAACGGAAAAGCTTACTTAAAAGCCGCTATTGACAAAGGTTTGGACATAAATGTATTTGCCAAACGACTTTCTTTTTTCTTCAATGCACACAATAATTTATTTGAAGAAGTGGCTAAATTCCGTGCAGCGAGAAGGATGTGGGCAAAAATAACAAAGGATTTAGGCGCCACTGACCCACGTGCGCAAATGCTTCGTTTTCATACGCAAACTGGCGGTTCCACGCTCACGGCGCAGCAACCGCAAAATAATATTGTACGCGTTACCATTCAAGCGTTGGCTGCTGTTATGGGCGGCACACAATCTTTGCACACGAATGGTTTCGACGAAGCGATTGCACTTCCAACAGAAGAAGCGGCACGTATTGCTCTCCGAACTCAACAAATTATTGCTTTCGAAAGTGGCGTTCCGGAAACCGTGGATCCTTTGGCAGGATCGTATTTCGTGGAAACACTTACCAATGAAGTAGAAACAGCAGCTTGGGATTATATTTCAAAAATTGATGCCATGGGTGGCTCTGTAGCCGCTATCGAGCAAGGGTTTCTACAAAATGAAATCGCAGGATCTGCGTATAAATATCAAAACGATATTCAAACTGGGAAAAAAATTATTGTGAGCGTCAATAAATTTGAAGTGAAAGAAAAGCCGATGGAAAATATTTTTTCGGTAAACGATTCCATTCGAAAAGTACAGATGGAAAAAATCCAGAAACTAAAAAGCGAGCGCAATAACGAAAAAGTAAATAG
- a CDS encoding FtsX-like permease family protein has translation MNTEFFIAKKIIFSERQSKTVSRPIVRISVIGIALGIAIMIITLAIVKGFQKQIREKVVGFASGIQITNYDNNTSYEPSPISKNQNFVAALQKYPGIKHIQVFAIKNGIIKTKTDNEGVMLTGVGSDYDWSFIKNNLVSGSVFTVNDTGATDKIVISQFLASRLELKLNDKLLVFFVTKKKTADSANSDYEQRVKAFYISGIYKTGLEDFDKKTVFVDIAAIQKLNFWDKNKIGGFEISVNNFKDVDKITDYVNSQIGDGLIAQSTKEINSTIFSWLDLQNINAEIVIILMLLVAAINMVSALLILILERTNMIGILKAIGQKSWSIQKIFLYNAAYLIGLGMFWGNVFGIILCLLQKHFGFITLPQETYYVSVVPIEMNYLFILLLNVGTLLTCLLMLIIPSFIVSRITPIKAIRFD, from the coding sequence TTGAACACGGAGTTTTTCATAGCGAAAAAAATAATTTTCAGCGAACGACAATCGAAAACAGTTTCTCGTCCGATTGTGCGGATTTCCGTTATTGGCATTGCTTTGGGAATCGCCATCATGATTATTACGCTTGCCATTGTAAAAGGATTTCAAAAACAAATTCGTGAAAAAGTAGTGGGTTTTGCATCCGGAATCCAAATCACTAATTACGATAACAATACTTCCTACGAGCCAAGTCCAATCAGTAAAAATCAAAATTTTGTTGCTGCGCTTCAAAAATATCCCGGCATCAAACACATTCAAGTTTTTGCGATAAAAAATGGAATTATTAAAACCAAAACTGACAATGAAGGTGTTATGTTGACAGGTGTTGGAAGCGATTATGATTGGAGTTTCATCAAAAATAATTTAGTAAGCGGAAGTGTTTTTACCGTAAATGATACAGGCGCGACGGACAAAATTGTGATTTCTCAATTTCTGGCATCTCGACTCGAATTAAAATTGAACGATAAATTATTGGTGTTTTTTGTGACTAAGAAGAAAACGGCTGATTCTGCAAACTCCGATTACGAGCAGCGTGTAAAGGCATTTTATATTTCCGGAATTTATAAAACTGGCTTGGAGGATTTCGATAAAAAAACAGTTTTTGTGGATATTGCTGCCATTCAAAAATTAAATTTTTGGGATAAAAATAAAATTGGCGGATTTGAAATCTCGGTGAATAACTTTAAGGACGTTGATAAAATAACGGATTACGTGAACTCTCAAATTGGCGACGGTTTGATTGCACAAAGCACAAAAGAAATTAACTCAACAATTTTTTCGTGGCTCGATTTACAAAATATAAATGCAGAAATTGTAATAATATTAATGCTTCTGGTGGCTGCTATTAATATGGTTTCAGCTTTATTAATTCTGATTTTAGAACGTACCAATATGATCGGAATTTTAAAAGCTATCGGACAAAAAAGTTGGAGCATACAAAAAATATTTTTGTACAATGCCGCTTATTTAATCGGGTTGGGAATGTTTTGGGGAAATGTTTTCGGAATTATTTTATGCTTGTTACAAAAGCATTTTGGCTTTATTACTTTACCGCAAGAAACGTATTATGTATCGGTTGTTCCTATCGAAATGAATTATTTATTCATTCTTTTACTCAATGTGGGAACGCTTTTGACGTGTTTGTTAATGTTGATTATTCCATCGTTTATTGTGTCGCGAATTACGCCAATTAAGGCAATTCGTTTTGATTGA